AGTAAAAAACCATTTCCTTTTAGTACAATGTACAATAAATTTAGGATTTTCTGGAAGCAAGAAGTAAGATCTTCAGATCTTTAGTTTGAGCTAGCATGGGATATgcttttaattgaattataaaaataaattttggttaacaaaagaaaaggagagtgttgaattaaacataaaaaaaatgggcACCCATTTGTGAAGTTCTCCGAAGTTCTTTTACCACTGAACCAAATATATGCATGAAAATTGAAAGGGGCATGTCACGTGCGTATCACTATGAGCGAGACTTGTCGAGAATTAGGACGGGCAACACCAACTAGTTATTTTGTTATATGCAGACGTGTTCAATGAAGAGATGATGGCATTGCAAGACACTTGATCTTGGCCGTCCAATTATAATTAgtatttaatacaaaaaaaattagttaaatccACGACGATTAGGTTAATGAAAAGGAGACGTGTCATGTCACACGacttaaaataaatcttaatattttctggaaaagaagacgaagaagaaaaaaaaaaagaagaaaaagagcaTGGATGGTTTATTCTGGAATATATCAAAATCTTAATAGTTCCAGTTTTCCGCAAAGATCTATAAATTATGCGAAAAAAATTTCTACCAGCAGAATTCTCcttaatttatcaattatatatatactagtttggttcaattatttttttaaaacatgagaaagaaaGTCAAAGAGTTATTTTCAATGCCActttaacatttaaatttagACTGAGTGcagagaaaaaagaataaaatctttTCAATAATTGCTGAAGGAAGGAGACTCGAGTAAAATCTGGCGATGTGGGATATATTCCGATGAGAACGAATCTATGAAAAAAACGAGTCAAAGAAACGCACGGGACGGGGAAGGGGTAGGGAGTGaacgtgtttgacagtgtggtagttTTTTTATcgaaatacatgctaatgatgtttttttattttttaaaaattatttttaacactagcatatcaaaacgatctaaaaagtacaaaccacatttaattttaacaaaaaaaaaaatttcaaaattttataaaatacagatAGAAACATAGCCCCAAACACTACCATACCACTGGAAAGGACAACTAAAAGGCATCCTATTTTATTGCTGATTACTGTGCATCCTCTCATTTGCAACGTGGATGATACCATTCaacgaaaaatataatttttttaaaattttggtcaatgtactttattattttttaaccatctCAATTTTATGTCCTGtttgtgatattttatttatttgtaatttcttATCTTTGCGTATTCTTAAGAATCCAGAATGCTggataaaatttcagaattaaaTTAATGGTCAATTTCACGAGGTGgaatttaaatttacaatataaaaaataattaaaaaaacaacaacagagTTCTTCTCAAATTCACGCAAAACAATtcatctttattaaaaaattcttcGTTTTCTCAATTCTGAAGAGATACATTTTTCTTACtaattttaaactatttaaaaaaattagaataatatatttcaattgcctttcttttttaattaaagaaacatgctattaacatgttttggtaaaaataaataaaaatacgtgaataagaaaataataatctgtttaatgagaaatattttttataaataacttaAATAGTAAGATTTCGTCCTatgtatattttaactaaagagaaataaaacatgaaaaacaccCTGCGACATCGCAGGTAATTATCTAGTTTTTGTCTTGCACAATGAACGTTTTTGATAACGGTGTCCTATTAGTTAATTAACCATGGGGATTGAGGGAGTAAGAAAGTGGGAAGACATGGGACAGACAGGCAAAGTGTACGAAGCAAAAGCGGGAAATGGAAAAAAGGCGGGAGGGGGAGGGGAGGCCGGCGGCGGCGGAGCTGTCATCTCTTCAAGTCCTGACCTTTTGATTTGATTCTCCAGCAAAGGTTTCATGGGCGGGCGGGCGCAGAGATGCCACATCTGCCAAACTTTCCTGCCTCTTTTCCTCCACCCTTCCATGTTTACAGATTATTGCCCTCGCATCAACAAAAGAGTTAAGAAGGAGAATTTTTTCGAAAAAgaagaacaatttttttctccaccTGGATTTTCATAGCCATGGCAAGAGCTCTCAAGCAACATGAAAATCCAaacaaatacaacaacaatCCACGCATGTCTGAGCTGATTTAACTTGTCAATTGGAGCCAACAAGAAGATAAGTCAATGgccgatatatatatatatataataatgtagATGGAAAGGGAATCTCATGGCCCCCCAATGTACTGCCTCATTCTCACAAATCAGACAACGTTGTTCGTCCATGCAAAGAGCCATCAATCACATGTATTTAGCTTCTGGGATGAGATCAAGAATGAGGTAATTCGCCAGAGATGATAATAAGATATCCCTAAATAGGATTATGCATACCCAGAAGGGatgctcaatataaaaaataaacattgattACGCTGTGCTTATAAATTCTTCTTGCTCACATGTACAAGAAATTTATGAATTGGGATTGTTTACATCTACAAGAAAATGATTGTAATTTCTAACTCTTTAACTCACAATCTCAACCAATGTTACGGCAgcaaagacaagaaaaagaacTCCTCCAATGTAAGCAATGGCCTGTACAAGAAATGGACCAAGTTTCCTTAGCGCATGAAATGAAGATGATAGAATTCCTCACTGCATGTTACTATATTCCTAGTAGAAATCATGCTTCACTCGTCAAGAAATCATGGCAGAGAAGGAAGATGTCCATAGTAGAGTAGAGGCACATAGGTCCACTAGCTACTAAGATATTCCAGCTGGAGTATACCATGATGTGGTTGCTTAATCATGCTAGTCCGACCTAGGGATCTTTTCAAGGTACAAATACCATGATGTTTCTGACCTTACATTCTTGGACAAGACAATTCACGCAGACCTCCAGGCCGGATTCCATTTAGTAGGAAATGGCTCCACTAACATTCATGGCACTACACATCTTCTATCAATTAAGATGAACTGAGTGGATTGGATTCCGTGTTGGACTAGTTGGCCTCATTGAGTTTCAAATATTAGTTATGATTGATCAGGAATTGAATGCTGATTGCATCAACAGGTTTCAAACAAATCTTGATGGTAATTTATGCAGATTAGAGGACAATCTGGGCCACTCAACGAATCGTGCTAGGCGACATGAATTCATTCCCACTGTTGATCAAGTGGGGCATACTTGTGGGCCCCACCAGATCAATGGCAGGCACAAATCATTTCCCATCCTCAACACAAGTCAAACAATATGTGTGACTTCCATTGTTgaagagacaaaagcaaggtGCACTAAGTTGGAACTTTTGCAATTCCATGTAGCAGAGACaaggaaaatatatttagaagGATTTGTTTTGCTTATAAACGAAAGTTAAAGTTGAAATTTCAAATCTACCTTTTCTGATAAGAATGTCCCAAGTAGAGAACCTCCCAAAACTGCAATCTGCAAAAACGAAAAGGTAGATAGATGAGGCCTGGTGTTGCATgtgaaaggaaaagagaaagattaGGCCTGGCCTGCACGACTTTGTTTCAACAATGaagaaatttataattatacacTCGCTGCAATATTAACTTCGAATTTCAAAAGCAGATTTTCCATATCCTACAAAGAACTCGGCAATAATGATACTCTGCTGCAATGTTAACTTCAAATTTTGAGAGCAGACTTTTCAGATTCCACAGAGAGCTTGGCAATCATGATTTTGAAATAGGTTATTATTGGTGTATCAAAGTAAAGCTTAAATTTCTTTCAGATAGTAATAACTACCAAAGTTGCAACACCATGACCAGCCAGGGCTCCACCAATGACACCAAGAGGTGAAGAAGCTGCTGCAAGTGCTGCATGAGAAGATGAAAATTCTGTTAGCAAAGCTGATCGCAGGATCACATGGGGACAAGTTACTGGAAATTGAGGATTCAGATgttatacaaatataaaatattccaAACTCAGTTTTCCTGGGCAAGAAGAAAAGCACCATGCATTTTGAATCTctaggaggaaaaaaaatcgtCCAATCTTGTTTCTCTAACAGATCACAGCAGATGAACTTTGCTATTCATGGTATCTTAGCATTTATTCTACATTACAAACATGACCTGCCTGCTTTTTATTGAGACAAAAATTAGGCCATTATCATTACTCCAAGTAATTGCCTCTTAGGCTGAAAACACACAATCCAGGAGATGATTTTCATCTACAAAGTGAATAGTGCCATCCATGCTCAAATGTCAATgcaaacaatgatttttttctttcagttttgTGGGTACGTGTTATTCTCAGACCAGCTTTGATGCCCTGAGACTAAGTCCATCTCTACAGTCTAGCAAAGAAACATGTCAAATCGATATGCATATCCAAAAATCTGCTTAAATAGTACAGTTCTTGATGCTTCACACAAAGCAGGGGAGAGAAACAAATCCTACAGGTAATTGTTTCCAGCAAGTGTTAAAATCTGTCTGATGAGTATAAATTCTTAGCACAGTAACTCACCAACCGTCGAGAAAAATGATTTGTCACCCCATTCCGCAACAAAAACCAAGAGGAAAGTGCTGATAATGGTGTTAGCAGCAGCTAAAATCCCAGTGCCATTTCCTGACAACTCCGAAACTGCTAACTCAGCCTAGTTTAAAGCAAAGGCATAACATGAGATTAAATGAATAACATAGAGAAAGAGCATCgatctttcaattttaattgcagtttacaaaaattaaaagatcaccTCCTTTTGTTCATCTTCTGCCTTTAGACCATCACTTGATGTGGCATCAATAAGTGTTGAAACCCCAAAAAAGACCTGATATTTACTTGAATTAGCTTATTATATGTCTTGTGAAAATAAGAGTTTGTAAGACTTGTGTGTTTTGGGGTCATTGTGGACAAACAGACTGTCTGAGCTTTGCAGTTCAGTTCTTGCtttaagatgaaaaaagaagatcaaATATTTACCAGAAGGCAAACTGCAGCAATATCATCAACAGGCAAATCAGTCTCGCCCAACCTGCATGCAAATCGATATACTATATCAGAGCAACAATTCACATATAGGTTCTAGTAAAGATAAGGTACAGAAAACCCGTCGGCTGGTAGCTCATTAGTAGCACTCTTTGCAAACCAACAGGAGTCAAGTTCATGTCCTAGCCTAAGCAATACATTGTTAATCTCGAAGATTTAATGAAGGAAATCAAGTTAGATATACCAAACAGGAAAGCCCAATATCATTCCATGTCCTGTGGGAAAATAGAAAAAGGGACCAGTACAAATGGTGCACAATCTTCTTCAGGTTTCTAATAGAAACCAAACAAGTTTTTACAAGTTCAAGCaatcatttggtttttttaacgTATCCACTCTATTTCAATATTTACTGCATCTAATAGCACTAATATTCAATACATCCACTCCATCATTCACCATAAGTCAATGAATTCTAAAAGTAAAAGAAGTTTCATAGCAATACCTGAATGGAAGAATTTCATCAACATAGTGGAAAGTTCTTCCAAGAACAACAGATATTATAGTCATCACCCTGCCATGACATATGGGCTTTTCTGTAAGAAATAACAGTTCACTTCCATCTTCATTTTAACAGAAACGAGACAAATACACTATGCAATAGATGAATGATAACATGTCCTTCAAAATATAAGCTATACATGTCTGAGGTATTGACTTCAGAAGGTATGGTTTTCAGCTCAACATTTTGTACTTGAATGACAAAGGTGTGGAATTGAAGCAAAAAGGAATGGACTCcgtattaaaatttcaaagtaCAAAGGTGTGagcttgaaatataaaaaatttaagctatACATGTCTGAGGTATTGACTTCAGAAGGTATGGTTTTCAGCTCAACATTTTGTACTTGGATGACAAAGGTGTGGAATTGAAGCAAAAAGGAATGGACTCCGTTTACAAATTTCGAAGTACAAAGGTGTGagcttgaaatataaaaaattgcgATCTGAAAACACGGGTACAAGGTTTCACCGCATGAAGTTGAAGTATGAAGATATGGATTCCAAAGGTCATAGTTAAAGGACTAAAGCCATGGATTTGGAGCAAAACGTTATGGATTTGAACCAACCATGTGTGGCCTTGAGCGTAAAAGTTTGAGCTTTTAGCACAAGTGTGTGAAGTTAATGCATAAGGATATCAATTCGAAGAGCCGAGGAAAAGGCTTTATGAACAAAAGTAAGCACTTGAATCATAAATTTTGGAGTTGAAGCACAACCAAATAGTTCAGTCATTTGCTTACAAGTGATTACTTAATCTGGAAATACATCAGAGCTATGTAAGAATTCTGGCTTCCAAGTAAAATTAATAGTTTAATGCTGTCATTTTTTAATGCATGGAAGCCTCTTTCCCAAATCAACATCAAGAAGTGCTCCGATTATCTCAACACAAAGATCAATAGCTGAATCGGATCATATAGAACATAGATTCACAAGAAATTTCACTATCACAAAGTTCAAAGTGCAAAGGACATCTAAATCACCATGCTTGAGTAGAAAACATACGCAAGTGCACCAAATGTTCCTGTGAAAACAATGGGAGCAGAATTCCTGGCTGCTAAAAGTGCCTGCACAGGACATAAAACACCCACATCTTAAGCTTTGTTCTATCTTCAGCAAGGTGCTTGTTATTAATATTGGCATAGAAGCACAAAACTGGAGGTTATTTCAATCATCATGcgtcttttctttaatttaaatttcaatattaaattggcaAAGACACTATGGAGAACATTGGCACGGCATTTgggatttaaaattaacattgcTCGGAGGATTGGGAAGTTGCTGAAAAAGCCTTCACGCTTAACCTCTCTTGCCAAGCCACAGACACACAGATGCAGATTTCAAACAAATATGTAATGGATACACAAGCATGCATACTCATTTGGGAAAATGAAGGATTCACATCATTCATTAGGTTGCAACTGGAATAGAGTAGTGACAAATTTATGTTGCATAGATAATGAAGTGTCACTTGGAAAATCTTGGTTACTTACAGCAATAAAAAATGTCTTATCCCCGAgttcagaaaaaaatataagcaagAATGCCTGCAACCAAAAAAGTTGCATTGATGATATTAGTTGTTCTGATgaaaggaaatatgaaagactCTTAATTGCAATTAAGCAGATGTGGAAATTTCAGCAAGACCAAATTTCTAGCTTCTAAGCATAACAAAATGTCATTTATAAAAGATACAGGGAGATTCTCCTAACTGAAGCAAAACCTGTGCTAATATCACCAAGGTCCCCTAAGTAAGGAATTGATTGCAATGCAATTGAGATATCTGTTCCAGCAACTGCTGTTCGAGAGCCTTGAAGTGTTAGATATCCAAAGATCAACAAAAACTTCAGAAAACCGCCATTTGATGGTGCAGAGGCCACCGTATGATTCTCCCTTAATGACTTTTTCTTCACTAGTGACTTATCTGAAACTGTTCCTGTGGTGTTTTGGTAATTCTTGCAACCAAGGTCCCTACGCCCCTGTTCATATCAGAGCATCCCCATGAAAACACAAAACAGGAGaagataaacaacaaaaaagtgaacttttatatcaaaaatggtaaaaattttcttaattttctttttaaaacccTCCCATTCAACTAAACCACTAAATGGCATTGCACTATGATATCAATAAACTAAATTGCATTGCATTGCATTTAAGGTGTATAATATACACGCACTAAGTTTATATACAAGGAATTGTTTCTAGAAACATTACAAGGCCATCCCGATTCTTAGAATGCTTCGATAAAACAAGTCCAAATGTCTCTTTAAATGAGTTCACGCAGCATTGTCTTGAAAACCTGCACAATAGATTTTGGTCATCGAAATTCGCAAATTCAACCACTAACTGTATAGCACATCATCTCAGAATTCAGTGTTGGTTGCAAAAACTTGAAGCTTAAACAGCGAAAGaaacatagaaaaaagaagaaattgcaAATTCAAGAAGAGTTACctggagaaaataaaacttggGTGGTTTCCATAGGAA
This region of Populus alba chromosome 3, ASM523922v2, whole genome shotgun sequence genomic DNA includes:
- the LOC118034836 gene encoding GDT1-like protein 1, chloroplastic, with product MPSLTLSESSLMAHSLPPCPKPLKPQTLCFLTSNSFSKKHSSSKLSYGNHPSFIFSRFSRQCCVNSFKETFGLVLSKHSKNRDGLGRRDLGCKNYQNTTGTVSDKSLVKKKSLRENHTVASAPSNGGFLKFLLIFGYLTLQGSRTAVAGTDISIALQSIPYLGDLGDISTGFASAFLLIFFSELGDKTFFIAALLAARNSAPIVFTGTFGALAVMTIISVVLGRTFHYVDEILPFRLGETDLPVDDIAAVCLLVFFGVSTLIDATSSDGLKAEDEQKEAELAVSELSGNGTGILAAANTIISTFLLVFVAEWGDKSFFSTVALAAASSPLGVIGGALAGHGVATLIAVLGGSLLGTFLSEKAIAYIGGVLFLVFAAVTLVEIVS